In the genome of Harmonia axyridis chromosome 4, icHarAxyr1.1, whole genome shotgun sequence, the window aatatcaatgaataattcGGGAAGATTTGAACACATTTGTCAAATGCTGTACTGAACACTCAAATAAAATGCAGTTTTTGATTGGTTTATAAAGTTTTATTTATAGGTGCTGAATCAATGTCGACGTCTACCACACTTTTTTGGAGGTTGCCAATCCCCTTCGTCATCGTCATCAGTTTCttcgaaatctttttttttacagCTATTCGAAGGACATTCGTTACATTTAGATTTTGCTCTTTTAGGTTTTCCGCATGATTTATTCGAGGAAAAATTAACTAAAGAAGAGATAAAGAAATCTTCTGCGGTTTTGTAAACGTCTTGCACAAAAGGCGCTATCCCACaactggaaaaaaatatttggatgGTATTGTAATATTTCTTAGCATATCAGTTGAAAAACACTTACTCCAAAATAGAAACATCGATAACTTTGGATGCATGTAGGGAAGCTAGTAGAAAAAAACAACTGAGTAAGTAGCTGCAAACAATTCCCGTTGTTTCGCATTTCAGTGCttccaatatatttttcattggtTCCATTTGATCCCattgatccaatatttctacTATGTGAGTAATTAGACAGGAAAAAGATTCTTCGACTGGAAACCAAAAATCAGCAAGTagatattcgaaaataaattgGGCGCTAAGGAACTGAAAAAAAGGATGAgacatttgaattttgaatgaatgatttgcagttcgatttaatgaaaaaatacatgtGCAATATTATGCAGAACTCAAAGGACAATGAAATTCTTTAGGTAGGTACGGCAAGAACATTGAGAAATGTCTAGGAAGCTACAGATAGACCCAAgggaataataataacatttgatTATGAAGACACCTTTCTtagatttaatttgttttattttaattcaggatctcaaacatttttaacatgaattGCATCACtcatacagggttttccaataagaagtttcattttgaatagctcacTATCTGGGCAGCAGTtatttttgaagctgtcatcttttgccATTTGACGAActatgccattactaaaaatggaacaaaaCGAATTGTCAAAATGCATTACATAAATGGTGAGAACGTTGTGTAATAGTTTTGAAAACTAAATGATTTTTGGGATGTTTTGAAGCATATTcttggccggcaatagtgaaactagtGGAAAAATTTAGCTGATGGGACTAATTAGTGATGTGAACTACAGAAACCGTGTATGTCGCTCAAGAATACTTggggtctattgctgctgtatcccgtagtgttgacgaaaacccggaattggaaaatattgatttggaCGACGTTCATATTCAACAAGAATATTGACTTCTGTTCTTgttatacaaggtgtcccataagtggcacgtcacagtgacaccggaggtaggtcagctaaagagggacctaaccagcctaacatgaccccagtaaaagttgcatggttttcgagttattaccaaattacgttttttagtgaattttcaccttttttaacattgtcagggtcagaattctgctggaaagctctcgaagcttattttttttgttgtaatggaatcttaaatagttatttaagatgacatgagtatgattctgtcaaaaagttatatggatttccgtaaattaatggataaatcttgatttcaattgctagcaaaacgagagcttcgactttggacacctgctgtgaaaaaaaaaatccttgaaacaaaacgagcaagtaacatcaaaaaattgggcattttagacagatttagaaatggtacaatacacgaatcttatgcccataaaactaggtattttcatcattttaccgatgccctacttaactaagttgaaactaggaaccccgctatcaggtaattttgccgcttgctatgacattacatttgataccgggctttgttattatttgttaaagtcacaatagggaaaaagatggattaggggaagcgaaaaaggaatattattgaaaaaaaaggtaaattaattaaaaacagacttaactttcgattatttatttaattcttaaatctaacttacagtaaatgttcaaactgtttccctcggactctaatgcataaatgacaccgttttataaaattacgattcaattttcttaaactaatttccaatatggtccgggctgcgtcgaatacgcgttcacgcaattcttcctcgcttcttattggttttgcatacactttgtcctttaaacatccccaataaaaaaaatccagtggatTCAAATCCGGGGATCGCGGTGGCCACAGTATGGGTCCTAATCGCCCAATCCACCTGTCGGGGAATGTGTTGCTGAGGTGCTCGCGAACCCGCCGAGCGTAGTGTGCCGGGCAGCCATATTGCTGGAACCACAGGTGGATTGGGCGATTAGGACCCATACTGTGGCCACCGCGATCCCCGGATTTGAatccactggatttttttttattggggatgtttaaaggacaaagtgtatgcaaaaccaataagaagcgaggaagaattgcgtgaacgcgtattcgacgcagcccggaccatatcggaaattagtttaagaaaattgaatcgtaattttataaaacggtgcatatataacaaataaaaatttatacaatgttatatacaAACATCAAGTGTGATCAAGTTAATTCTCTGATAAAacgaacaaatttttttcattgtactGAAACCATTAAAAGTTAtttaatttctctcaaaattgaGATATCGCAATTCCTCAAAAAAGAAatgttcaaaaatgatgattgaATGTTTGTAAACATTCTCATTTCTCAGCGATTCACTGCGCGcgcgtttttctttttttttattcacccccggatataaaaaaaaaacgaagtaaATGAGGATGGCATTTGAACAGTCATGTTCCCGAGAAATTAagctgaaattgaaaaaaaaaatgctgaaATAGGCCAAATGGTTGAAGAGAAAATGAAccacaaacttcgttgagattttgtatGTTCGTCTAATTTCGCCGGTGTGTATATTCAGGGCCGCTGCCAGATATTTAAGcgcccggcaaaataaaatttcgccgccctgctttgcaTAATTTCTCTGAAATGTCGTTAAAGGATCCTCTGTATTTCCTACAAACTGCGAattgttgaataaattcatttaatgTGATAACTACCAATGATTTTTCATATCGTCATTCTAACTTTACTTGATCTTTTTTATAGGATATTAATATGGGAATATTAATATCTGAATACGTTATCAATAATAGAGTCAACGAGATTCATGgggtgaaatgaaatatttggatagaggctgatatttttgaaaatatttgatgcttttttttagaactcagttgcagataataataatcaataatgataattcTTACGGGTATATTCCAAATATATCCAATAATAGGAAACCTCTGGATAATAagtacatacactgtgtccgtaaagtatggaacaaattcattttaagaaatgatcctgacacgtcgattttttattttaatttaccctattttaatttaacaatattatcaaaaatacttattgtctagcggcaattggtttgaatgtaacaccctatagtttggtacatttttagattaataaaaatgatctGTTTCCAAACGTGTTTGGTGCTTGTGGtttagcagacagaatatgaaagaaattatttcttatcaatttaaaaaaaacatagtcgtctagttttttgtgaaatgtcattatttgttaaTTGCCGCTAGATAatgagaatttttgataatattgttaatttaactaatgaagaatgttacgcgttactttattagcacacacaaaactattgtatttttgtccaccctgtaccaattaactgattcaaaagtgacaactatccagatagcgggctcttattggaaaaccatacactgtgtccgtaaagtatggaacaaattcatttttagctaaacagaccattttgagaaataatcctgaaacacgtcgatttttgattttaattaaacgtattttgaaataataatctaaaatacagggtgaattactttggagtaatgacgtcaccgtcatttttttcaaatggaacacccccattttgtctcaattttacGATTAGAGTGTATCACACTcttttagattattattttaaaatacgtttaattaaaatcaaaaatcgacgtgtttcaggattatttctcaaaatggtctgtttcgctaaaaatgaatttgttccatactttacggacacagtgtatatggttttccaataagagcccGCTATCTGGATAGTTGTCACTTTTGAATCAGTTATCTTTCGACATTTCAGAAGTAAAGACTACGCCTTTACTAAGATGGAACAATACAACAACGCAGTGGAatcgttaaaattcactacaaaaatggtgaaaattttgcagttacagTTCAAAAAACTGAAGCATTTTCAGGTCGTCGTGCAGCATCATTTCGgccagcaatagtgaaactggtggaaaaattcgagctgtgcagacaagttagtgatgttaAGAATCGAAACCGGGTacttcgctcaagaacaactgacaatattgctgctgtggtccgtagtgttgacgaaaacccaggtttgttcAATCCTCGTAGAATTAGGAATTTTTATGGCCGAAAATGGAAGGTATTGATGTTGATGAGCCCTATTTTTAACAAGACGGCACTACTTGCCACACGAGCAAAACAAATCGCAATTCTGCAAGAAAAGCTTTCTGGACGTGTTATTTATGGATGGAGTGATcaaaattggccaccgagatcttgtgatttgaggTAATAAGGTCTATGATaatgcttcacaatcgatttaagACCTTAAAGATTAAATTCGTTAcgttatcgaggacatatagCTGCAAATGTGGGTattgatcatggaaaatttcattaaaaggaTATGGGGCTGCAATCGCAGCCGGAGCGGTGGTCATTTGGTTGATGTCGTTTTTCATCGTTTATGGCATATTTTCCTCTTTATAATAAAATTAGTATccattaaaatatatattttttcattttaatatcaaaatgaaacctcttattggaaaaacctttGTTCTTAAGTTCGCATGCTAATTTTGGCATATAAATCATTTTTGTATACCTGCAATATCATGCTTCCACACCACCATAATCTTCTGAAACAGGCTGGGTACATGTCAATGTGggttacaaaaataaaaatagcaaCCATGAAGATGATACAGGATAAGTATGGACCAGTAAATGTGGCTTTCGGATCCTTGAAAATGTGAACGCCATCTAAATTCAAAGCCATTGCCAGAAGTGCAGGAGGATAAGCTACCATGGTGAAACTAAATACAGcataaaaataaattgatttcGAGGATATATATGTATGACATTTCACTTAAAAAACCTTGAAACTTCGGATCTCATGTCAAGGCATCAAAATAAATCTATGATTGAAATGGATTGATCCCATTACTCAGAGAAGAGTAATTATGTCAGAAAACTCGAAACAAGATATGAATTGTCGGTAGTAGCTTTCAAGCGCTCGTTTATTCATGCGCCTATTGGAGACCTCAGAAGTATTGTTATAAagctttttccaataaaagattTTATTCCGAtgaaaaaaaagagtatattttgagagaaattaatttttcaaattgaactttCTTAGTCTACAGGGGAACATCGGATGCAGATATTCAATATGATCTTAGAGCTTGATTTCAAGGCTAAgtgtattttttgaataatgaatatatatttttctttgcaTAATATTAATCTCCTTATAGAACTGAAAACATTTTGTTCCCcttgttttttcataaaatgaatttcttctGAAGAtatgaaatgtttcattattcaacatgaGATGAAGTATTTCAAAGTTACTCTCCATGCaatgtttcattattcaacataagaTGAAGTATTTCAAAGTTACTCTCCATGCaatgtttcattattcaacataacaTGAAGTATTTTAAAAGATAATCTCCATGCAAtcacttttttctttaattccATATGAACATATTCAAAAATACAAGTTTGTTTTCCCAATATTTCTCCAGATTTCTGCGAAAGCTGTAGGTACTATAGAGAACACGTGTGTAGATTAATAACGAGGAACCTCATTTCTCCGATAAGTAATCTGCTTCAAACTTACCTACCTTcgtaaaataaaacatattattattgctttccgattcaaaataatttacCAAATATTGTGACAATTATTAATAGTTGTCCTCGGGACAACTAATAAGAATCATGAACCTGCCACGAAGGGAAACTGTCTCATGTCATACAGTCAAGAAAAGGAAATATTTATCTCTTTCCCCTGAAATTATCGGGAAttcgtcaaaaaaaaacaaaacattccTCTCTGAATAATTAGACGCTAATAATACAACCCAAACAAAACAAAGAATTCCGAGaccaccaacaatttttattcacGGTGTAACAAACTACTCAGAAATGAACAGGCAATGAACATCAGCGATAGCTGATGAACAATTCTATATAAAAATAACAACGTCAAGGTGAATCTAACAAATCTTGATGCATATAGAAGTTAAGTATGATTCCTTAgggatgaaaatataatttaccACAcctatcaaataaaataagagaaGGCTATAGAGTGGTCATCTTCAACTTTGCTTATAATGAGATAGAAACACAAAACTGAAATATCAGGCCATAAAGTGAAGAACATAATCAACATACATACAACAAGTATGTTAAGATGGCCGACGGTGAGGAATCGTCGATCGTATCGCGCgataaatttgatgaaaacggagtggaattgaagaaaaaagtatcgATATACCTA includes:
- the LOC123678439 gene encoding uncharacterized protein LOC123678439 isoform X2: MVVWKHDIAVEESFSCLITHIVEILDQWDQMEPMKNILEALKCETTGIVCSYLLSCFFLLASLHASKVIDVSILDCGIAPFVQDVYKTAEDFFISSLVNFSSNKSCGKPKRAKSKCNECPSNSCKKKDFEETDDDDEGDWQPPKKCGRRRH
- the LOC123678439 gene encoding uncharacterized protein LOC123678439 isoform X1, which codes for MVAYPPALLAMALNLDGVHIFKDPKATFTGPYLSCIIFMVAIFIFVTHIDMYPACFRRLWWCGSMILQFLSAQFIFEYLLADFWFPVEESFSCLITHIVEILDQWDQMEPMKNILEALKCETTGIVCSYLLSCFFLLASLHASKVIDVSILDCGIAPFVQDVYKTAEDFFISSLVNFSSNKSCGKPKRAKSKCNECPSNSCKKKDFEETDDDDEGDWQPPKKCGRRRH